A window of the Deltaproteobacteria bacterium genome harbors these coding sequences:
- a CDS encoding sulfatase-like hydrolase/transferase: MAIISASMLAALMCAAAPVSAQNARGSATGPTKDKGYNHPDQFITMEDVPPADNMYPVIKHAEQEKQARDKLAALEKKTGKKPNILIFLLDDVGWMDMGFNGGGIAVGNETPTMDRLANEGLNLTSAYSTPSCSPTRATIHTGQNPLHHGILRPPMYGEKGGLDGAVTLPSVLKKLGYVTHGVGKWHMGENKGSLPQNVGYDDYLGFLGVSDMYTEWRDEYLNPEVALSPERFAMMVKDPFNHTEVHCTSADHEKCESGKEIDLDYIKHLDRHWMENSVEFIKKMKDAKEPFFLYHATRGCHFDNYPDEEFAGKSRARTVFSDCMVHMDRVLGELVKTLEETGQLDNTLIFLTSDNGPECEIPPHGRTPFRGCKGSTWEGGVRVPTFAYWKGMIAPRRSEGLFDLADLFNTGISLAGKPGAAAGEFVPKTTYLDGIDQTGLLLADNGESARKSRPYTLNQYFAAMRVDEFKYIFTAEIENGMFQKGDIGGFSGTIATETGGGIVVNLYTNPQEDASIGVRHIPMAVPVMGSAGWYYKELIKYPPQFKIGFLSNNPPVYDIIPKAKEALEKMEMGKRPAPQ, encoded by the coding sequence ATGGCCATCATCTCAGCGTCGATGCTGGCTGCGCTCATGTGCGCCGCCGCCCCGGTGAGCGCGCAAAACGCCCGCGGTTCGGCGACCGGCCCCACGAAGGACAAGGGATACAACCATCCCGATCAGTTCATTACCATGGAGGATGTACCGCCCGCCGATAACATGTACCCGGTCATCAAGCACGCGGAGCAGGAAAAACAGGCGCGCGACAAGCTCGCCGCGTTGGAGAAAAAGACTGGCAAGAAACCCAACATCCTCATTTTCCTGCTCGATGACGTCGGCTGGATGGACATGGGCTTCAACGGCGGCGGTATCGCCGTTGGCAACGAGACGCCGACAATGGATCGCCTTGCCAACGAGGGCCTGAACCTCACCTCGGCGTACTCGACTCCGAGTTGTTCGCCGACCAGGGCGACGATCCACACCGGGCAGAACCCACTGCACCACGGCATCCTGCGCCCGCCGATGTACGGCGAGAAGGGTGGCCTCGATGGGGCGGTCACGCTCCCGAGCGTTCTCAAGAAGCTCGGCTACGTTACGCATGGGGTGGGCAAGTGGCACATGGGCGAGAACAAGGGCTCGCTGCCGCAAAACGTCGGCTACGACGACTACCTCGGCTTCCTCGGCGTCTCCGACATGTACACCGAGTGGCGCGACGAATACCTCAACCCCGAAGTGGCGTTGAGTCCGGAGCGCTTCGCGATGATGGTCAAGGACCCGTTCAACCACACCGAGGTGCACTGCACGAGCGCCGACCACGAGAAGTGTGAGAGCGGCAAGGAGATCGATCTCGACTACATCAAGCATCTCGACCGGCACTGGATGGAGAACAGCGTCGAGTTCATCAAGAAGATGAAGGACGCCAAGGAGCCGTTCTTCCTCTATCACGCCACCCGTGGCTGCCACTTCGACAACTATCCGGACGAGGAATTCGCCGGGAAGTCCCGCGCCCGCACCGTGTTCAGCGATTGCATGGTCCACATGGACCGCGTGCTCGGCGAGCTGGTGAAGACGCTTGAAGAGACGGGCCAGCTCGACAACACGCTCATCTTCCTCACCTCCGACAACGGGCCCGAGTGCGAGATCCCGCCGCATGGCCGCACGCCGTTCCGCGGCTGCAAAGGCTCGACCTGGGAGGGTGGAGTGCGCGTGCCAACATTCGCGTATTGGAAGGGGATGATCGCGCCGCGCCGCTCCGAGGGTCTCTTTGATCTCGCCGATCTCTTTAACACCGGCATCTCGCTCGCCGGCAAGCCGGGGGCGGCAGCGGGCGAGTTCGTGCCCAAGACCACCTACCTCGACGGCATCGACCAGACCGGCCTCCTGCTCGCCGACAACGGCGAGTCGGCTCGCAAGAGCCGGCCGTATACGCTGAACCAGTACTTCGCCGCGATGCGCGTGGACGAGTTCAAGTACATCTTCACGGCGGAGATCGAGAACGGCATGTTCCAAAAAGGAGACATCGGCGGCTTCAGCGGAACGATCGCGACCGAGACAGGTGGAGGGATCGTGGTCAACCTCTACACCAACCCGCAGGAAGATGCGTCGATTGGCGTACGCCACATTCCAATGGCGGTCCCCGTGATGGGTTCGGCCGGTTGGTACTACAAGGAGCTGATCAAGTATCCGCCGCAATTCAAGATCGGCTTCCTGTCCAACAACCCGCCGGTCTACGACATTATCCCGAAGGCGAAGGAAGCGCTCGAGAAGATGGAAATGGGTAAGCGCCCGGCGCCGCAGTGA
- a CDS encoding DUF3313 domain-containing protein: MSKLNRISVRSAVAGFALAAMVAGCAVTQQVKVSDQNYCPFLGSSVCSQLTATNDKKEADLRYINPSAQWTQYSKVMIEPVSFWGGDDTKVSPKDQQVLTTYFTKVIQEALATKFQVVDQAGPGVLTIQVALEDATTATPVMRSISVAEPHVRLLATLKYLATGTFPFVGSAQAETKISDSVSGQVLAAAVSKRVGGGSLKNAAVWELGDAEHALTYWAQQMATRLSSWTSGTAAS; the protein is encoded by the coding sequence ATGAGCAAATTGAATCGGATATCTGTTCGATCGGCGGTGGCTGGGTTTGCCCTCGCCGCGATGGTGGCGGGCTGCGCGGTGACGCAGCAGGTGAAGGTGAGCGACCAGAACTATTGCCCATTCCTGGGTAGCAGCGTCTGCTCGCAGCTTACCGCGACCAACGACAAGAAAGAGGCGGACCTGCGCTACATCAATCCGAGCGCGCAGTGGACGCAGTACAGCAAGGTCATGATCGAGCCGGTCAGCTTCTGGGGCGGCGACGATACGAAAGTCTCGCCCAAGGATCAGCAGGTACTGACGACCTACTTCACCAAGGTCATTCAGGAAGCGCTGGCGACGAAGTTCCAGGTCGTGGACCAGGCAGGCCCAGGCGTGCTGACGATTCAAGTCGCACTCGAAGACGCCACCACGGCCACACCGGTGATGCGCTCGATATCGGTGGCCGAGCCTCACGTGCGCTTGCTCGCCACACTGAAGTACCTGGCCACCGGCACGTTCCCCTTCGTCGGTTCCGCGCAAGCCGAGACGAAGATCAGCGACTCCGTCAGCGGTCAAGTTCTCGCGGCCGCGGTGTCCAAGCGCGTCGGCGGCGGTAGTCTCAAGAACGCCGCAGTGTGGGAGCTAGGCGACGCCGAGCACGCGCTCACATACTGGGCGCAGCAGATGGCGACGCGGCTGTCATCCTGGACGTCAGGCACGGCAGCGTCGTGA
- a CDS encoding chloride channel protein — MDESSPSPAAGESDSPQSGIALWLAILASGLLVGGLSVAFHAGLDFALRQREQLTFWAKPLGAAGALLLVAVCAIAVGLAVWMTGRFAPLAAGSGIQHVEGVERGVVKLWPLSVVWVKFVGGILGIGGGLVLGREGPTVQMGASLAEHLGARFGLSSAARRNLLVVGAGAGLAGAFNAPLAGTLFVVEELKCPLHPAIYLGTLLASVVTDLCCRFWLGQAPELALPRELPPPLLMLAPVVLVGALGGVIGVIFNAVLMRALVLMDRCKQRVPAWMLGVAMGVVLGGVAWFVPALPGGGVVFAARVLDGGISTAAALWLLPLSFVLTIGSYAIGAPGGIFAPLLVLGALLGLLFHGAWLAVLPAPTAAMPVLAAAAMAALFAGVVRAPLTGAVLLVEMTGSYAIVLPLILASLAAYAVAEALGNPPIYESLLQRELRRLQAST, encoded by the coding sequence ATGGACGAGTCTTCACCGTCGCCCGCCGCGGGCGAATCGGATTCTCCTCAAAGCGGCATCGCGTTGTGGCTGGCTATCCTCGCCAGCGGTTTGCTCGTGGGTGGGTTGTCGGTGGCCTTTCACGCGGGGTTGGACTTCGCACTGCGGCAACGCGAGCAGCTCACGTTCTGGGCGAAGCCGCTGGGTGCTGCGGGCGCGTTGTTGCTGGTCGCCGTGTGCGCCATCGCCGTCGGGCTGGCGGTGTGGATGACTGGACGGTTCGCGCCGCTCGCTGCCGGTAGCGGCATCCAGCACGTCGAGGGTGTGGAGCGAGGCGTTGTGAAGCTCTGGCCGCTGTCGGTGGTCTGGGTAAAGTTTGTCGGCGGCATTCTCGGCATCGGCGGCGGCTTGGTGCTCGGACGCGAAGGACCGACGGTACAAATGGGTGCGTCACTGGCCGAGCATCTCGGAGCGCGCTTTGGGTTGTCGAGTGCGGCGCGCCGAAACCTTCTGGTCGTGGGAGCGGGTGCCGGACTGGCGGGCGCCTTCAACGCGCCGCTGGCGGGAACGCTGTTCGTCGTCGAAGAATTGAAGTGCCCGCTTCATCCGGCGATCTATCTCGGCACACTGCTGGCCTCCGTCGTGACCGATCTCTGCTGCCGCTTCTGGTTGGGACAAGCGCCGGAGTTGGCGCTGCCGCGCGAACTGCCGCCGCCGCTGCTGATGCTCGCGCCGGTAGTGTTGGTGGGTGCCCTGGGCGGAGTGATCGGCGTCATCTTCAACGCGGTCCTGATGCGGGCGTTGGTGCTGATGGACCGCTGCAAGCAACGGGTACCGGCGTGGATGCTTGGTGTGGCGATGGGCGTCGTGCTCGGCGGTGTGGCGTGGTTCGTGCCGGCGCTTCCGGGTGGAGGCGTGGTGTTTGCGGCACGCGTGCTCGACGGTGGCATCTCCACCGCCGCGGCTCTGTGGTTGCTCCCATTGAGTTTCGTGCTGACGATCGGCAGCTATGCGATCGGCGCCCCCGGCGGCATCTTCGCTCCGCTCCTGGTGCTGGGCGCGCTGCTCGGACTCCTTTTCCACGGCGCCTGGTTGGCTGTGCTGCCGGCACCGACGGCGGCGATGCCGGTACTAGCTGCGGCCGCAATGGCCGCGCTGTTTGCGGGAGTGGTCCGCGCGCCGCTGACCGGCGCGGTCTTGCTCGTCGAGATGACAGGCTCCTACGCGATCGTGCTGCCGCTGATCCTGGCGAGTCTGGCCGCGTACGCCGTCGCCGAAGCCTTGGGCAATCCGCCGATCTACGAATCGCTGTTGCAACGCGAGCTGCGGCGTCTACAGGCGAGCACCTAG